DNA from Magnolia sinica isolate HGM2019 chromosome 19, MsV1, whole genome shotgun sequence:
atttaaaacactgctcgcACCTTTGCTATAAAAAGTATTGGGGCCCTTTTAGAGCCTGGCTTATGTGCATACttgaaatatatttatattttcaaagCTTTGTTGGAAAAGGTCAAAGATTTGAAGTTGCTATTGATAATCAGTAGCATTGTCATTACCATTGTCTCTGTCCTCGTTATCTATCCTTGGGAATTTCTTTAGTCATTTGATCACGCATTCACGTGTATAAATAAGCCTGTAAGGctcctaagctaaattaatcaaTTTCATCTCCATCAACTGAAGTCATCATAGTGTTGGAGCTGGGTTGGACTCATTAATAGCAACAAAGGATCACAGAAACTAATGATGGACTTGACTCACAAACAACAGTTGGACACACCAAGCATACAACTTACAAGAAGTATTTTAAAAGGCAAAGGGTGGAGGCAAGGCATTTCCATCCCTTGTAAGGGATGTGCACAAGCCGTCAATTGTAGAAGGTGTGAGTCTTACAAAAATTTCAAGGCTCATACCTTGTAAAATTAAATTTGCAatagtttcttttttcttttttatatatataatttttattgtaAAGGAATAAGAAGAGTTTAGATAAATGTGCTTTGTTTTTTAAATACATATTGTTAGTATAATTTCGTTTCTTTTATAGTTACATACTACACCTAGGAAATATTCACTATTAGTAGATAAAAGAAGCAAGTTAGACACCAAACACGAACCGATCTAGCTCGGTTTGGCTCTGATAAGTTCGACTCGGCTTGACTTGAAGCTGGGTTCgggccgagccgagccaagctgattttttgagcttgaaaggATTTCAAGCTGAGCTCAAGCTGGCCTGagttcgactcaactcggctccaagcctgacctgacctgaacttgactcggtttggctcgagttataacttaattatataatattatatatataacttatttaatatattatatattatattatatataatataaaaagggCCCGCCGTATAAAAACTAGAAAGAAAacgctcgactcgaaagcttgaactcgaactcggctcgaaagctcaaactcgaacttgactcgagctgttgaccgaaccgagccgagccgaactTGAGCTGGTATAGGCTGCTggctgaaccgagccgagttgtgccaagctcgacttggttcggctCGTGTACCAACAATAAACAATCACTATAGataacacatgcatttattgaGACTAGGAAAATTGAATAACTATGGCAGATGAACAGTGAACAACGAACTTCCAAACAATCAAGGGTAGTAATAGAACTCCATTGGTGTCTCGTCCATCATATAGAAGACACGAGTTGCATCCAAACTTTTCCTTGGCAAGGAAAACATGATATTTTGAGTTTGCCAATGAGATATTTTGAGAAAGTCAGTGTAAGAAACAAATACTCCATGAGCTTGacaacaatgttttaaatatcgatggtattggctgatatatcccacgatatatcttgtatcccgcctgtgcgatacgaaacacacatgcagtgccgatatatctcacgtgttcaatctggtgagcattttcaatttccaatccattttttaaaattgaaattatgttaaatcagtgtcaagtggttacaaatccattggttcttcatgttttgcatgaaaaatcatggagttggagctttgattttgatatccattggttctttatgttgtccttttttttttaaaaaaaattgtcctttaaccaactgtcaattgagactaattttgaagtatttaggagtattggatgaaatgatcatcacatacactctaatttcgaaatttgagtgtaggcagttcgatttggggaaaattttcctaatttctcccaaattgcatGCAATGTTGCAGTCTAAACATGAaatcatgtatgagggttgatctattgatttgttaaatcctcgtcaattttcagaaaaataaaaatcatttttaattaaaaattaataaaaaatattaaaaaatatatatattttgaaatttcccttcaactagctatcaatttacaccaatttcaaagtatttaggagtgtttgatgaaatgatcatcgcatacactttaaatgttatgcattccaTTTTaacatagttgcattagttcagtcataCAATTCAATGCTCATAGCTTAGGACACTATACAAAAGAAACCTGTtacgtgcacttcttttttgagatgttatgatttaaaagtatgtattaaggtcttttttaacaatccctgaagtttcattgaaaaattcaataaaTTTCTtaatatttccccatgtttcccaaaaagtgcgataaattaaccgatacaaatgatatatcttgtgcgataaccaatatgtatctgtatcccaagggtgcgatacgtaatgcaATATCGATATTTCGAATATTGCTTGACAGTTGAGATGGAACGTGTTTAGAGGGATTTTTCTTTGGCATGGATGGGGGAACATGCATTTGATTTGGTTAGGTTGGCGTTGTGTGCTCCTAGAAGGGAAAGGGTGGTGGGAAATAGAAGATTCACACTGCATTTGGATACGCAAGGAAATTGAAACTGAATTGTGGATTATGTGTGAAGTGGGAAATAGAAGATTCAAACTGCATTTGGATACGTAAGGAAATTGAAACTGAATTGTGGATGATGTGCGAAATAGAAGAGCAAACAGTTGATCATGTACTCATTCATGTGCAATGAAGACTAGAGATGGCTCCAGTAAGGAGCGGAACTTGGTTAGGGTCAAAGGAGAAAAACTATCACCAAATTCATAGAGAGAGAAGAggatctccctccctccctcacggtttggtcatgtgcaatgaagaCTAGAGACGGCTCCAGTGAGGAGGGGAACTTGGTTAGGTTCAAAGGACAAAAACTATCACCAAGTTgatagagagagaagaggaagaaggagaaggggattaTGAATGTATTTTCATACTAGCTGTAAACATCCGAGTGTTACTGTATGTCGAAAATACAGGGACACTTTTCATATATTGCAAGAATGTTACTATTGAGTGTAGTGGTCCAGAGTACTTTAAAATTCAATGTACAAATGATATATGGAACTTATCCCTCAACAGAAGACCTTTGAGGAAGATACTAGGAAGAAGACCTGAAAGGACAGTTCTGAGGTGGTGAGGATGGTTATGAAGGCTTTTTCACCTGCCAAGGTTGGAACCTTAGGAACCATTGGCAAAACAGGATTCCGGCACCAACCAAAAATggttgggacaaggctatgatgatgatgataccacTATCCAACAGCCACAACCTTCGATGACTTGACCTTTGTACGTAAGTTATGTCACTAACTGGTTTTGGGGTTGGTGGTATCATTCTCTGTTTATTTAAATGATTAAAGTGGGCAAATGATGCATTCATGAAGTTTCAAATCATCCTCTTAATTATGGTGAggttggatgctcaattgaactggattgcaattcaattttttttacttaaatgtaATAaaaaagtggaccacaacattttAACTCATAATGGCTACTAAGCTAGCTCCCTCCTCTCCTTTAAAATGAACTCTTCTGACTGATCATTTCTTTTGAAAGTGTCCTAACTAAAACTCCAGAATTGTATCATTTTGccttttttgtttcctttttttttttttgctatcctCATTTGAAACTGATACTTGGTATTTCTTTGCAGATTGTGTTGCTGCTTGGGCCATTGTTCAAATTCCATTGTGCTgttagggaaaaagaaaaaaagaaaaaaagaaaaaaagaaaaaaaaaagaggagttgGTTTTCAAGTGGGTTGCTTAATTTTTTAGACCAGATTGCTGTTTATAGAGATTACTCTTCGCATGGGGGCATTGATCTCTCTGCAATTTGGACCATATAAAAAGAAGAGCAGAAGTTTCTTTTTTGTTGGTTTCTGCATGTGCCCCCTTCTTGATTGGTATCATGGTAAGTAAAGGATTGGATTTGTAATTTTTCTCAAATAATGTCTTTGATCGTATACATGTTTTTGCTGTGGTTTGTAATTCGTCTATCCTGTTAGTGTGCTCCATTTGTACTGTTTGTGTTTTTATAGGAAatggtattcttttttttttttttttttggttatgtgAACATTCATGCATGCAGACATACTACATTTTCATGTGGTCTAAATAGGCATctgatattttgattttaatttaCAATATGTGATTAACAGGCTGAAACCAAGAATACCACAATTTGGGCTTTGGTAGCCCTGCAGGTAACCATTCCACACACACCTTTATACATGGTTCACATGCCAACATGACTCCTGTACGGGGTCATCAGAGCATTTCATAATGTGGGCTGaccgtgcttttttttttttaaagactggGCTGACTGTCCATTGTATGCAACCTTTGGCAATATTTTCTTTAAACCATCCCTTGTTTCAGCTACTGGTGGCCTGCTTGATGAGTGGACTGTCCCTAAAATTTTGCACAAGATCATCTGCATGATGAGGTCCATCTTATGCACAGTCCCACAGATGTACCACGTTGGCATGTGTATCACATTGAAAGGTGCATGTCGGTCTATCAAACGCCACTCTAATTTGGTCCTCTTCTTTTCATCAGTGCCATGACTTTTAGTCATTTCATTGATcatgaaattcagatttttcttcTGAATTGGAATCAATGAAAAGTGGATGTGATTTGCCTGTGCACTAGGTGAAGACAGTGCTagcactttttttatttttttattttcccttctttccCTTCTTCCAAATTTGAAGAATCATACCCTTTATTTATGTTCTATTGAGAGCCACAACTGCAAAAGAGGCATGGAATCTAAGattcataatttaaaattttgaaaaaaaaaacctccattgtccaagtcaactcgactcgaacagATTTCATCATGACCCAAGAAAAACCTGATCAGATCAAGAGTCGGAAAGAACTTGATTCGACTTAATTTAACTTAGCTCAAATCAAGATAACTCtggcagtgggtgtactaacaagctaacaaaaaaaaaaaaactcaagataACTCTGGCAGAAACTCAATGGAACTTGACTCAACTCGCCCAGACTTGCAATATTGATATATTTTTATAACTTGAGCATGCGTTTCTAACCAACATAAAAATACAACTGAGTTGTTGGGTTCACTTGACTTGGCCgagtcataaaaaaaaaaactagggagAAGTTGAGATAGATATCAACTTTGTGACCTCATTCAGTCTGCACATCCTTTTACTCTGCTTGGCATAAAACTATGTTTGACTAGAGCAACCCACAAATCAACTGATGagaggagaaaaataaaaaaagaaaagaaaaaacaaatgccCGAGGTGTCGTGTGGAGGGTTTATGGTTTGTTTAATTCAAATTTCATTCCCATGTTCCTTACAGAACGGGTGTGATCATATCAGCATTAATGCAACAGATCCCATTAGAACTCCACAGTTAGGCATGATTGGACAAGAGTAGTACTAGGATGGGTGACCTTGTGGAAAGTCAATCTTGTTGTACCTCTCTTTTAACTCATTGATTGTGAAttacctatgtaatagactactaGATACGTATGCTGTTATACCATGCCTGTGGGAATTTTGTGCTCTCCTTGCCAGTCCTAAGCCTGGATAAAGGATAAGGGGTGCATCAAGTTAGCAGTCGGCATCAAATTTCTGCCAAAATTTCATGAATTGGgatggaacaggattcatgtagctgatcccAGTTGGTTGGGATAAGGCTCAGACGATCATCAGATAATGATATGATGATGGtatatgttgaaaaaaaaaaaaccaataataaaataaaaggaggTGGAGAAGATGCCTGcaaataggtttagggatttggtgcaaccaaacacaccctctaGCATTGGTTTGCAACCATGAAACTATTATTAAGATCTTAGAGCTATGTACTCAAAACTCCAATGCCTCATCAGGTGAGGGGGTGACATTTTCAACCAAAGGTAAGTCCCTTgaaactaaaagaagaagatcatGAAGCAAGATTTGAGGATTGGTTGCAAAGAATGTATACAGAAAATCAGAGATATCTGGGAGTTCTATCATCTCCTTAAAAAAATTTGGCATCAGGTGAATTTTCTTCCAAGTCCCCATTTTTCATGTTTGCAAGAATTTTAGAATCGCAAATCATGCTTCGGTTTGgtctcatgcctcaaaatgatttagaaaaacaaatgaacagtgagCATATActatgaatacatcaaggtggccccacggacAGGGCTGCATGGTGTGGGTGCAAATTGGGTACTAACCCCACAACGACGTGGCTAGAGACGGATGGTTATGtcaagggctccgtggggcccactgttacacacacacaccgaATGCTCAGTTGTGCACCAGTTTGCACGGAACTCATGCGAATgtttttgaaaactcatctcacgtgatgtgactccaaaatcagaACAGTCCACGTTAAGCAGCACATGAAACCTCCAAACTCAATttttaatttgatccaaaactttggtgggctatgaaaaatgaaaacagtttcctctcttgatttgcatttctctttgctatggcccaccaaaattttatatcatggtgaaaatttgtcccttggggttttatgggattccacatcacttggaccgttcagattagacgccaatgacacgtgtgcaaaggtgcgcacgtgcgtaggtgcgcgtGACTCTCATACTCACcgatccatatattttttcaatgATCATTTTAGTAGATGATCCAAAAAGGAAGTAGatggaaggctcaagtgaaccacaccacatgaagtagtggagattgaactcttATTATTGAATACTTCCTATAGcccacctgttcataaggtcacatgtttATGTACAAcagtaaaatataataataaatattagcttgatccaatggCCCCAGGAGGTTTTCAGTGGTGGGCTTTAAATCCCCACtacttcatgtgatgtggtccacttgaaccttcaatatgcctcttttttgggctcacgacctaaaatgatttgtcaagatagatggacggcatgaataaaacatatataccatggtgggcccacggagcccCTGATATGACCATCAGTTTCTGCatagcctcactgaatttcatgtttgcctcgctcaatttcccttGAAGCTCGTTgagtttcatgtttgcctcgctcaatttctcttgaggctcattgaatttcaagtttgtctTGTTCAATTTCTAttgaggcttgttgaatttcatgttagcctcgctcaatttcctttgaagctttttgaattttatgtttccctcgctcaatttcccttgctcaatttccctCAAAACTCGTTAAATTTCATgctagcctcactcaatttcctttgaggcttgttgaatttcatgtttgcctcgcttaatttcatgttagccttgctgaatttaatgtttgccttgctcaatttttcttgaggctcgttgaatttcatgtttggctcgttcaatttcatattaggctcgctcaattatcCGTAGTTGTATGTACTTTTCACTACATAAGCAAGAATTAATGGCTACAACTAATGAGGTAGTGTCTATTCTactaatagctacggatataattcgtagccatgGGTATTTAGCTAAGACCATTGACCCTTTTTTGGGTATTGGACGGCGCCTCATGTATGCAAAGGTATTTGCGTCCACAAATAATGTCTGTACAGCATGGTTTAGTTTTAGAAAGTAAAGATCCGAATGTTAAGGAAGATGGGTAAAAGGTAGGATTCACAGTCGATGAAACTCCCTTATAAATTCTCAGGAAGATGCAGCCAGTTGCCTGTGATAAAGTATGCCCACATAAATGTTGGTGATAAATCGACTCGAGCTCACAATAGGACCACagtcccaaaaatcagacagatacaaaactcaggtagaccacgccacaggaaacagcggaGATTGAGCTCTatccattggaaactttgtgtttgtgtgggccacaagttttggatcatgatgatatttgttcccagtggtaataaccttatgaacggtttggattgaatataaacaacatggtcagctctaggaaggtttcaacggtgaacattTTTATTCTCTGTATCGTAAAGGTACATGATGCCCACTGAGACgtccgtgagaaatccaccccgtccatcagtttctacaCCTGGTGTTAGTAGATGAAAGTACTtcggtgagaaatccaccccgtccatcagtttctacacctgggcttaccatgatgtctatatgccatccaaaccgttcataagatcattctaactgggatgaactgaaaccacaaatattagcatgatccaaaacttctttgctcacattaaggttttgacggtgagCATTCCATCTCCTCTGTTTACTGTAGTGTatcccacttcagttttggatctggctcatttttaggctcatgtactaaaatggtctGTAGAAActtaatggacggggtggatttgtcacagaaatctcggtgggccccacgtagctttcAACTGTGGGAACTTCCTGCCCGCATCCTAGGCAACTCGGGTCCGTCCAAGGAGAAACGGGATCGCCTCTTGGGTTCTCTAGGTGCAGTTGTTCGAGTGCACTCTCAAGGGACTAATTCCTCACACgtgcccatacatcacggtgggccccacagaaccttaCCTGGACGGATTAAAATAAAccatttgaattatttttttaagggcTCATTTGGTTTTCCCAATGGGAATGCAAAATAAATGAGTAAATGAGTTATATTATCATTCTGAAgaatttatttaaataataattatagCCTATATAAGTGGACAGTTAAAACACACTTGTAAACAAAAGAAGTAATAGAAATTATAATTATTACATGTTTATATTATAAAACTATTACTTTTATAGTGATTTTGCTCGTGAAACAAACAATAGTAGCAAATTCTTTATTACAGTCTAATCTACGCAGTGTCACCACACAAGTAtagaaataagtaattattatccATTTTCAACCATTTAATGTCGCAATTGGAAATGGAAAATCAAATACGATCTAAATGTAAAGGAGACTATCGATATTCAAGGGAAACAGTCGATTGGTTAAGAATTAAATAGTGTAATATAATTTTTTACCATCCCCAAGGCGTATCATATAAACAGTCGAGTTACTGAAATGTGTGGAATAAAAGAGATACATGGAAGAGgtggaaataaagaaaatatatatacttAATAATAGGTTTAAGATGTTACTGTGTTGCTAACTTCTAAGCAACATTTGCACCCTCTCAATTTAATTAAACCAGCACAAGAAGGTTATAGCAAACCCACCGGATACAATAGGTCTCCTCCCTTAAATCAAAGAAATGTAACCTTCCgtatgcaaaataaaaaataaaaaatcggcaTCTAAAACCTACTTTTGCAATATATGCTtttgactttttatttttttcataacttATTTTCTCTTTACACATCAAACCGCCTTTATTCTGCATTAATGACGAGCAGGCTCAACACTCCATGCGCAAGATTTTTCGACCTCACTTACTCCCCGAGCCCACGACGCGAGCTCGAAAGTAAGGGACTTACTGTTATAGGTAAAATTGGATAAAGGGGTTGGCTCGGACACATGTGCTCGTCGTGTGACCAGCCAACACCAGTCATGACCGAGGAGCTCCTCAACGACCGAAAAGTTATGAACTGCTATTGGGGAAACGTCCTACTTCTCGAGCTCGGCCATTAGAAGTATCTCCACCTCTCTCAAATGTCGAGCCCTTCCATAGTCCTATCCATTTTCGAGCTGATGCTCGAAACATCTCTTGTCAAAGGCTCCCCTGAGGTACGAACTTGCGCAAAGAAAGGAGCTTGGTTCTAGTGCTCGGATGTGACTCCCAAGGGCAGGTCGAAAGTTCAATAATCTGCTCAATTCTAAGGAGAAACCCAACTACAACTCACTAGATAATCCGGGTCGGCAAAACCCATCTTCAGAATGACCGTCCACCTTGGACTCCTACCACGCACTTCTATGGGTTCCAACTGTACTTACCCGAGATCTCACTCGAGAATCTCAAAAAACAGCTGCAACATGGATCTGCCCAAGATCTCAGCCGAGGATCTCGGGAGATACCTGCGACACGCTTGGGATCCAATTCCCTCTACAATACGTGCCTACTAAGCAGGGAGATTGCGATCCACGCCATCACCCCCtcttaactataaataggagtatccctaatggtgaaaggtatgcacactCAAACTCATAAAACACACCAAAAAACCTTACGTTCTACTAGACCTAGCTTGCCAGTCTGACTTTGGCATCTGAGGGTCCTCTGCTGCAGCCATGGTCTTCATCTTTGTCTTCTGTTGCAGGTATCAAGTGGTAGAAAGAGAACgaaatttttgcatcaatagaTAGAAAAGACTCCTAAGAATGCTTATTATTTTAGAATGACTCAAAGATGTGATTTATAGACCAACAAGAGACACATAAAGTCCTTTTCATGACATGCATTTTCGTAGTCTCTCGAAGGTGGCAACTCCGTTAATGGTGGTGTCTTTTCATGTTGTCTCTCTATCAATAATAAGTCTTGAAAAACAATTCATTCTCCAGGAAGTATAATGATTCACTCATCAAGAATCACAAAAAAAATTACTTAAAGCCAcattttttaaaccatccattctttttacacaacggtggcccacttgatgaattggCCCAGTCCCAACCAGGCCAGCCACCCCTACCAATCATAAATTATTGCTTATGTAATCAAATAATCTTCTCTTTAAATTAATCAATGCTGTGTATGGAGTGCCAAAAAAGACTGATTTTTTCACATTTTATGTGCTTTGAGACATGAGTAGTGTTAGTGATAGATATTATTCTTGCCTTGATGGTAGGCTCTGATTTTGTCTTTCTTTGGCTAGTGTATATATGGTTAGAATATATTTAGGATATAACCATATATACACTAGCCAAAGAAAGACAAAATCAGAGCCTACACTAACAACAGCAAAATCCAGGAATGAAATATACAGCCAAATATCCTAAATATCCTAAATATAGTCTAAATATATAGTCGGATATTCTAAATATATTCTAATCATATATACACTAGTCAAAGAAAGACAAAATCAGAGCCTACCATCAAGGCAAGAATAATATCTATCACTAACAAGTGGCATGTCATGTGTAACAGTACTTGTAGAAGAGATTTCATGTTGAGAGTGTGTTCGAGGAGGCGAAAACAAGAACGGCTTTTGCGGCATTTCAATGCCATCCAAACGCCCCATCAACATCTCCAATACTCTAGTAATCGAAGGACGGTCCAGCGGATTCATCTGTATACACCACAAGCCTACCATGACCATTTTCCTTGATATACTGGCATCTTCTTCTACAATTGAATCAGAAATATCAATTTCACCCTCTTGAGCCATCTGTTCATAAATCCAATTTGGGAAGTATGTTTTACTTGAATGCTCGGTCATGAATCCGGCCATTTTTCGACATCCAACCATCTCCAGTAGTAGCATTCCATAGCTATAGACATCAGATTTATGGGACACACCGCCAAGGCTGCGTAAGAAGACTTCAGGGGCAATATATCCAACAGTCCCTCTCGCATTTGTCAATGGGACCGCACTATGTTTCCGCGAATAAGACTTAGCTAGCCCGAAATCGGAGATCTTGGGACTGTAATTATGGTCTAATAAGATATTATGAGGCTTGATATCGAGATGCAATATTCGTGTGTCGCATCCTTGATGAAGATATTGAATTCCATGTGCAATTCCAATTGCGATTTCAAGCAACTTGGGCCAACCTAGGCAATGGCCAGCACTCTCGTTGGAGATTAAGTTGCCAAGTGATCCATTTGGCATGAACTCGTATACTAGAGCGCGTTTGGACCCTTCGCAGCAAAATCCCAAAAGACGTATCACATTAACATGA
Protein-coding regions in this window:
- the LOC131235674 gene encoding rust resistance kinase Lr10-like is translated as MTNNFNSKLGQGGYGSVYKGKLADGRFIAAKMLEKSRDYGQDFINEVNTIGRIHHVNVIRLLGFCCEGSKRALVYEFMPNGSLGNLISNESAGHCLGWPKLLEIAIGIAHGIQYLHQGCDTRILHLDIKPHNILLDHNYSPKISDFGLAKSYSRKHSAVPLTNARGTVGYIAPEVFLRSLGGVSHKSDVYSYGMLLLEMVGCRKMAGFMTEHSSKTYFPNWIYEQMAQEGEIDISDSIVEEDASISRKMVMVGLWCIQMNPLDRPSITRVLEMLMGRLDGIEMPQKPFLFSPPRTHSQHEISSTSTVTHDMPLVSDRYYSCLDGRL